A stretch of Cyanobacteria bacterium QS_8_64_29 DNA encodes these proteins:
- a CDS encoding chromosome partitioning protein ParB, translating to MSATVREIPLDRIHRPLPRQNDPDKVEALMASIREHGLQEPIDVLEVDGQYYSFSGCHRFEAHQRLGK from the coding sequence GTCAGAGAAATTCCGCTCGATCGGATCCACCGGCCGCTGCCGCGGCAAAACGATCCGGACAAAGTCGAGGCCCTAATGGCCTCCATCCGCGAGCACGGGCTCCAAGAGCCCATCGATGTGCTGGAGGTGGACGGGCAGTACTACAGCTTCTCGGGCTGCCATCGCTTTGAAGCGCACCAGCGTTTGGGCAAAG